One window from the genome of Choloepus didactylus isolate mChoDid1 chromosome 2, mChoDid1.pri, whole genome shotgun sequence encodes:
- the ARHGAP30 gene encoding rho GTPase-activating protein 30 isoform X1 → MKSRQKGKKKGSSKERVFGCDLQEHLQHSCQEVPQVLRSCAEFVEEYGVVDGIYRLSGVSSNIQKLRQEFEAERKPDLRRDVYLQDIHCVSSLCKAYFRELPDPLLTYRLYDKFAEAVAVQMEPERLVKILDVLRELPVPNYRTLEFLMRHLVHMASFSAQTNMHARNLAIVWAPNLLRSKDIEASGFNGTAAFMEVRVQSIVVEFILMHVDQLFGGAALSAGEVEGGWRSLPGARASGGLEDHMPRSLPYHLPSILQAGDGPPQIRPYHTIIEIAEHKRKGSLKVRKWRSIFNLGRSGHETKRKLTRGEDKSDKGTLRPAKSMDSLSAAAGASDEPEGLVGPSSSQPNPLGSESLENDSVEAAEGEQEPEVEALGGTNSEPGTPRAGRSAARIGGSSRAERCVGVHISDPYNVNLPLHITSILSVPPNIISNVSLARLTRGLECPALQPRPSLASGPGPGPGPGPPDEKSEASPAPGPLADSSPAEVAPTLEDSLSQEVQDSFSFLEDSSSSDPEWVGVEDGEAAKAGAAGAAFSPGEDDPGMGYLEELLGVGPQVKEFSVEPPLDDLSLDEAQFVLAPSCCSLDSASPRPEAEEEGGEEVFLSAYDDLDPFLWPKPSTCEGPGNLEEEAPGCRRQASGQAEGEQACTEVRADIETEPGSRWDVREEAEGSPETEVGDGEAGEDGGEAEGGQDTMVSLRDGRGEEIEAQGEKSKSQMEAENEEAKDVEEQGENGKDKEKERENEIEEETEGEEETQVGAGQDPEHGTQEHQVAEESWEVIHKQEAEGDGEDEVKVQKGNEGQEAREDQGDGEDRSPEEAGGTAGEVSKERESGDGEAEGDQRAGGDHLEKCSLPEGPDLECLEVDSAKESNDQASEGEQVTLQTPRPEEMEPEGQPISESCNLCPCTPGSASGVGMRLASTLVQVQQVRSVPVVPPKPQFAKMPSALCSKIHVAPANPCPRPGRLDGTPGERSWGSRASRSSWRNGGSLSFDAAVALARDRQRTEAQGVQRTQTCTGVGDYNFIPKTFPCSVTPAHSSRPLSCLELPPEGTEGSGPRSRLSLPPRELQPPDSLMPLQRRTYAFETHANPGKNEGL, encoded by the exons ATGAAGTCTcggcagaaaggaaagaagaagggcaGCTCGAAGGAGCGAGTCTTTGGGTGCGACTTGCAGGAGCATCTGCAGCACTCATGCCAGGAGG tgcccCAGGTGCTAAGGAGCTGTGCCGAGTTTGTGGAGGAGTATGGAGTGGTGGACGGGATCTACCGCCTCTCAGGGGTTTCTTCCAACATCCAGAAGCTCCG gcaggagtttgaGGCAGAACGGAAGCCAGACCTGCGTCGAGATGTTTATCTCCAGGACATTCACTGCGTCTCCTCCCTGTGCAAGGCCTACTTCAGAGAACTGCCAGACCCTCTGCTCACTTACCGGCTCTATGACAAGTTTGCT GAGGCTGTGGCAGTGCAGATGGAGCCTGAGCGCTTGGTCAAGATCCTAGACGTGCTTCGAGAGCTCCCTGTTCCAAACTATAG GACCCTGGAGTTCCTCATGCGGCACTTGGTGCACATGGCCTCGTTCAGTGCCCAGACCAACATGCATGCCCGCAACCTGGCCATTGTGTGGGCCCCCAACCTGCTGAG GTCCAAGGACATAGAGGCCTCAGGCTTCAACGGGACAGCGGCCTTCATGGAGGTGCGTGTGCAGTCCATTGTCGTCGAGTTCATCCTCATGCACGTGGACCAGCTTTTTGGGGGTGCTGCCCTCTCCG cTGGTGAGGTGGAGGGTGGATGGCGATCGCTTCCAGGAGCCCGGGCATCAGGTGGGCTTGAGGACCATATGCCCAGGTCCCTGCCCTACCACCTGCCCAGCATCCTGCAAGCCGGCGACGGACCCCCGCAGATTCGGCCCTACCACACTATAATTGAGATTGCGGAGCACAA GCGGAAGGGGTCTTTGAAGGTCAGGAAGTGGAGATCCATCTTTAATCTGGGGCGCTCTGGCCATGAGACGAAGCGTAAACTTACACGGGGAG AGGACAAGTCTGATAAGGGGACACTGAGGCCAGCCAAGAGCATGGACTCACTGAGTGCTGCTGCTGGGGCCAGTGATG AGCCAGAGGGGCTGGTAGGACCCAGCAGCTCCCAGCCAAACCCGCTGGGGTCTGAGAGCTTGGAGAATGATTCTGTGGAGGCAGCAGAGGGCGAGCAGGAGCCTGAAGTGGAGGCATTGGGTGGCACAAACTCTGAGCCAGGCACACCACGAGCTGGGCGGTCAGCAGCTCGGATTGGAGGCAGCAGCCGTGCAGAACGCTGTGTTGGTGTCCACATCTCAGACCCCTACAATGTCAACCTCCCTCTACACATCACCTCTATCCTCAGTGTGCCCCCGAACATCATCTCCAACGTCTCCTTGGCCAGACTCACCCGTGGCCTTGAGTGCCCTGCCCTACAGCCCCGGCCCAGTCTAGCCTCTGGCCcaggccctggccctggccccgGACCCCCAG ATGAGAAGTCGGAGGCAAGTCCGGCCCCTGGTCCCCTGGCTGACTCCAGCCCAGCAGAGGTGGCCCCTACCCTGGAGGACTCCCTGTCCCAGGAGGTGCAGGATTCCTTCTCCTTCCTAGAGGACTCAAGCAGCTCagaccctgagtgggtgggggtggaggatggggaggCGGCCAAGGCAGGAGCAGCAGGAGCAGCCTTCTCCCCTGGGGAGGACGATCCTGGGATGGGCTACCTGGAGGAGCTCCTGGGAGTTGGGCCTCAG GTAAAGGAGTTCTCTGTGGAACCACCCCTTGATGATCTGTCTCTGGATGAGGCACAGTTTGTTCTGGCTCCCAGCTGCTGTTCCCTGGACTCTGCCAGCCCCAGGCCTGAAgcagaggaagaaggtggggagGAAGTCTTCCTGAGTGCCTATGATGACCTAGATCCCTTTCTGTGGCCCAAACCCTCAACCTGCGAGGGGCCAGGAAATCTGGAGGAAGAGGCACCAGGGTGCAGAAGACAGGCTTCAGGACAGGCTGAGGGAGAGCAGGCATGCACAGAAGTTAGGGCTGACATAGAGACTGAACCTGGAAGTAGATGGGATGTTAGGGAGGAGGCTGAGGGAAGTCCAGAGACTGAGGTGGGAGATGGAGAGGCTGGTGAGGATGGAGGGGAGGCTGAGGGAGGCCAAGACACGATGGTCAGTTTGAGAGATGGGagaggagaagaaatagaggctCAGGGAGAGAAGTCTAAAAGTCAGATGGAGGCTGAAAATGAGGAGGCCAAGGATGTGGAGGAACAAGGAGAGAATGGTAAagacaaggagaaggaaagagagaatgagatagAGGAAGAGactgaaggagaagaggaaaccCAGGTAGGAGCTGGACAGGACCCAGAACATGGGACCCAGGAACACCAAGTTGCTGAGGAGAGCTGGGAAGTTATACACAAACAAGAGGCCGAGGGAGATGGAGAGGATGAGGTCAAAGTACAGAAAGGGAATGAGGGCCAGGAGGCAAGAGAAGACCAAGGAGAtggtgaagacagaagcccagaagaAGCTGGAGGAACAGCAGGAGAAGTGAGCAAGGAACGGGAGAGTGGGGATGGGGAAGCTGAGGGAGACCAGAGAGCTGGGGGTGACCATCTAGAAAAGTGCTCCCTCCCTGAAGGGCCAGACTTAGAGTGCCTGGAGGTTGATAGTGCCAAAGAAAGCAATGACCAGGCCTCTGAGGGGGAACAGGTAACCCTACAAACACCCCGGCCAGAAGAGATGGAACCTGAGGGGCAGCCCATTTCAGAGAGCTGCAATTTGTGCCCCTGTACCCCTGGCTCAGCCAGTGGTGTGGGCATGCGTCTGGCTTCTACCCTGGTTCAGGTCCAACAGGTCCGCTCGGTTCCTGTGGTGCCCCCCAAACCACAGTTTGCCAAGATGCCCAGTGCACTGTGTAGCAAGATCCACGTGGCACCTGCAAACCCATGCCCAAGGCCTGGCCGGCTTGATGGGACTCCTGGAGAAAGGTCTTGGGGGTCCCGAGCCTCCCGCTCCTCCTGGAGGAATGGAGGTAGCCTTTCCTTTGATGCTGCTGTGGCCTTGGCCCGGGATCGCCAAaggactgaggctcagggagttcAGCGGACCCAGACCTGTACTGGGGTTGGGGACTACAACTTCATTCCCAAAACCTTCCCCTGTAGCGTGACCCCGGCCCATTCTTCTCGGCCCCTTAGCTGCCTGGAGCTCCCACCTGAAGGAACAGAAGGATCTGGACCCCGTAGTCGGCTTAGTCTACCCCCTAGAGAACTCCAGCCCCCTGATTCCCTTATGCCCCTCCAGCGCCGAACGTATGCATTTGAAACACATGCTAACCCTGGGAAAAATGAGGGACTGTGA
- the ARHGAP30 gene encoding rho GTPase-activating protein 30 isoform X3, giving the protein MKSRQKGKKKGSSKERVFGCDLQEHLQHSCQEVPQVLRSCAEFVEEYGVVDGIYRLSGVSSNIQKLRQEFEAERKPDLRRDVYLQDIHCVSSLCKAYFRELPDPLLTYRLYDKFAEAVAVQMEPERLVKILDVLRELPVPNYRTLEFLMRHLVHMASFSAQTNMHARNLAIVWAPNLLRSKDIEASGFNGTAAFMEVRVQSIVVEFILMHVDQLFGGAALSAGEVEGGWRSLPGARASGGLEDHMPRSLPYHLPSILQAGDGPPQIRPYHTIIEIAEHKRKGSLKVRKWRSIFNLGRSGHETKRKLTRGEDKSDKGTLRPAKSMDSLSAAAGASDEPEGLVGPSSSQPNPLGSESLENDSVEAAEGEQEPEVEALGGTNSEPGTPRAGRSAARIGGSSRAERCVGVHISDPYNVNLPLHITSILSVPPNIISNVSLARLTRGLECPALQPRPSLASGPGPGPGPGPPDEKSEASPAPGPLADSSPAEVAPTLEDSLSQEVKEFSVEPPLDDLSLDEAQFVLAPSCCSLDSASPRPEAEEEGGEEVFLSAYDDLDPFLWPKPSTCEGPGNLEEEAPGCRRQASGQAEGEQACTEVRADIETEPGSRWDVREEAEGSPETEVGDGEAGEDGGEAEGGQDTMVSLRDGRGEEIEAQGEKSKSQMEAENEEAKDVEEQGENGKDKEKERENEIEEETEGEEETQVGAGQDPEHGTQEHQVAEESWEVIHKQEAEGDGEDEVKVQKGNEGQEAREDQGDGEDRSPEEAGGTAGEVSKERESGDGEAEGDQRAGGDHLEKCSLPEGPDLECLEVDSAKESNDQASEGEQVTLQTPRPEEMEPEGQPISESCNLCPCTPGSASGVGMRLASTLVQVQQVRSVPVVPPKPQFAKMPSALCSKIHVAPANPCPRPGRLDGTPGERSWGSRASRSSWRNGGSLSFDAAVALARDRQRTEAQGVQRTQTCTGVGDYNFIPKTFPCSVTPAHSSRPLSCLELPPEGTEGSGPRSRLSLPPRELQPPDSLMPLQRRTYAFETHANPGKNEGL; this is encoded by the exons ATGAAGTCTcggcagaaaggaaagaagaagggcaGCTCGAAGGAGCGAGTCTTTGGGTGCGACTTGCAGGAGCATCTGCAGCACTCATGCCAGGAGG tgcccCAGGTGCTAAGGAGCTGTGCCGAGTTTGTGGAGGAGTATGGAGTGGTGGACGGGATCTACCGCCTCTCAGGGGTTTCTTCCAACATCCAGAAGCTCCG gcaggagtttgaGGCAGAACGGAAGCCAGACCTGCGTCGAGATGTTTATCTCCAGGACATTCACTGCGTCTCCTCCCTGTGCAAGGCCTACTTCAGAGAACTGCCAGACCCTCTGCTCACTTACCGGCTCTATGACAAGTTTGCT GAGGCTGTGGCAGTGCAGATGGAGCCTGAGCGCTTGGTCAAGATCCTAGACGTGCTTCGAGAGCTCCCTGTTCCAAACTATAG GACCCTGGAGTTCCTCATGCGGCACTTGGTGCACATGGCCTCGTTCAGTGCCCAGACCAACATGCATGCCCGCAACCTGGCCATTGTGTGGGCCCCCAACCTGCTGAG GTCCAAGGACATAGAGGCCTCAGGCTTCAACGGGACAGCGGCCTTCATGGAGGTGCGTGTGCAGTCCATTGTCGTCGAGTTCATCCTCATGCACGTGGACCAGCTTTTTGGGGGTGCTGCCCTCTCCG cTGGTGAGGTGGAGGGTGGATGGCGATCGCTTCCAGGAGCCCGGGCATCAGGTGGGCTTGAGGACCATATGCCCAGGTCCCTGCCCTACCACCTGCCCAGCATCCTGCAAGCCGGCGACGGACCCCCGCAGATTCGGCCCTACCACACTATAATTGAGATTGCGGAGCACAA GCGGAAGGGGTCTTTGAAGGTCAGGAAGTGGAGATCCATCTTTAATCTGGGGCGCTCTGGCCATGAGACGAAGCGTAAACTTACACGGGGAG AGGACAAGTCTGATAAGGGGACACTGAGGCCAGCCAAGAGCATGGACTCACTGAGTGCTGCTGCTGGGGCCAGTGATG AGCCAGAGGGGCTGGTAGGACCCAGCAGCTCCCAGCCAAACCCGCTGGGGTCTGAGAGCTTGGAGAATGATTCTGTGGAGGCAGCAGAGGGCGAGCAGGAGCCTGAAGTGGAGGCATTGGGTGGCACAAACTCTGAGCCAGGCACACCACGAGCTGGGCGGTCAGCAGCTCGGATTGGAGGCAGCAGCCGTGCAGAACGCTGTGTTGGTGTCCACATCTCAGACCCCTACAATGTCAACCTCCCTCTACACATCACCTCTATCCTCAGTGTGCCCCCGAACATCATCTCCAACGTCTCCTTGGCCAGACTCACCCGTGGCCTTGAGTGCCCTGCCCTACAGCCCCGGCCCAGTCTAGCCTCTGGCCcaggccctggccctggccccgGACCCCCAG ATGAGAAGTCGGAGGCAAGTCCGGCCCCTGGTCCCCTGGCTGACTCCAGCCCAGCAGAGGTGGCCCCTACCCTGGAGGACTCCCTGTCCCAGGAG GTAAAGGAGTTCTCTGTGGAACCACCCCTTGATGATCTGTCTCTGGATGAGGCACAGTTTGTTCTGGCTCCCAGCTGCTGTTCCCTGGACTCTGCCAGCCCCAGGCCTGAAgcagaggaagaaggtggggagGAAGTCTTCCTGAGTGCCTATGATGACCTAGATCCCTTTCTGTGGCCCAAACCCTCAACCTGCGAGGGGCCAGGAAATCTGGAGGAAGAGGCACCAGGGTGCAGAAGACAGGCTTCAGGACAGGCTGAGGGAGAGCAGGCATGCACAGAAGTTAGGGCTGACATAGAGACTGAACCTGGAAGTAGATGGGATGTTAGGGAGGAGGCTGAGGGAAGTCCAGAGACTGAGGTGGGAGATGGAGAGGCTGGTGAGGATGGAGGGGAGGCTGAGGGAGGCCAAGACACGATGGTCAGTTTGAGAGATGGGagaggagaagaaatagaggctCAGGGAGAGAAGTCTAAAAGTCAGATGGAGGCTGAAAATGAGGAGGCCAAGGATGTGGAGGAACAAGGAGAGAATGGTAAagacaaggagaaggaaagagagaatgagatagAGGAAGAGactgaaggagaagaggaaaccCAGGTAGGAGCTGGACAGGACCCAGAACATGGGACCCAGGAACACCAAGTTGCTGAGGAGAGCTGGGAAGTTATACACAAACAAGAGGCCGAGGGAGATGGAGAGGATGAGGTCAAAGTACAGAAAGGGAATGAGGGCCAGGAGGCAAGAGAAGACCAAGGAGAtggtgaagacagaagcccagaagaAGCTGGAGGAACAGCAGGAGAAGTGAGCAAGGAACGGGAGAGTGGGGATGGGGAAGCTGAGGGAGACCAGAGAGCTGGGGGTGACCATCTAGAAAAGTGCTCCCTCCCTGAAGGGCCAGACTTAGAGTGCCTGGAGGTTGATAGTGCCAAAGAAAGCAATGACCAGGCCTCTGAGGGGGAACAGGTAACCCTACAAACACCCCGGCCAGAAGAGATGGAACCTGAGGGGCAGCCCATTTCAGAGAGCTGCAATTTGTGCCCCTGTACCCCTGGCTCAGCCAGTGGTGTGGGCATGCGTCTGGCTTCTACCCTGGTTCAGGTCCAACAGGTCCGCTCGGTTCCTGTGGTGCCCCCCAAACCACAGTTTGCCAAGATGCCCAGTGCACTGTGTAGCAAGATCCACGTGGCACCTGCAAACCCATGCCCAAGGCCTGGCCGGCTTGATGGGACTCCTGGAGAAAGGTCTTGGGGGTCCCGAGCCTCCCGCTCCTCCTGGAGGAATGGAGGTAGCCTTTCCTTTGATGCTGCTGTGGCCTTGGCCCGGGATCGCCAAaggactgaggctcagggagttcAGCGGACCCAGACCTGTACTGGGGTTGGGGACTACAACTTCATTCCCAAAACCTTCCCCTGTAGCGTGACCCCGGCCCATTCTTCTCGGCCCCTTAGCTGCCTGGAGCTCCCACCTGAAGGAACAGAAGGATCTGGACCCCGTAGTCGGCTTAGTCTACCCCCTAGAGAACTCCAGCCCCCTGATTCCCTTATGCCCCTCCAGCGCCGAACGTATGCATTTGAAACACATGCTAACCCTGGGAAAAATGAGGGACTGTGA
- the ARHGAP30 gene encoding rho GTPase-activating protein 30 isoform X2 encodes MPGGAPGAKELCRVCGGVWSGGRDLPPLRGFFQHPEAPEFEAERKPDLRRDVYLQDIHCVSSLCKAYFRELPDPLLTYRLYDKFAEAVAVQMEPERLVKILDVLRELPVPNYRTLEFLMRHLVHMASFSAQTNMHARNLAIVWAPNLLRSKDIEASGFNGTAAFMEVRVQSIVVEFILMHVDQLFGGAALSAGEVEGGWRSLPGARASGGLEDHMPRSLPYHLPSILQAGDGPPQIRPYHTIIEIAEHKRKGSLKVRKWRSIFNLGRSGHETKRKLTRGEDKSDKGTLRPAKSMDSLSAAAGASDEPEGLVGPSSSQPNPLGSESLENDSVEAAEGEQEPEVEALGGTNSEPGTPRAGRSAARIGGSSRAERCVGVHISDPYNVNLPLHITSILSVPPNIISNVSLARLTRGLECPALQPRPSLASGPGPGPGPGPPDEKSEASPAPGPLADSSPAEVAPTLEDSLSQEVQDSFSFLEDSSSSDPEWVGVEDGEAAKAGAAGAAFSPGEDDPGMGYLEELLGVGPQVKEFSVEPPLDDLSLDEAQFVLAPSCCSLDSASPRPEAEEEGGEEVFLSAYDDLDPFLWPKPSTCEGPGNLEEEAPGCRRQASGQAEGEQACTEVRADIETEPGSRWDVREEAEGSPETEVGDGEAGEDGGEAEGGQDTMVSLRDGRGEEIEAQGEKSKSQMEAENEEAKDVEEQGENGKDKEKERENEIEEETEGEEETQVGAGQDPEHGTQEHQVAEESWEVIHKQEAEGDGEDEVKVQKGNEGQEAREDQGDGEDRSPEEAGGTAGEVSKERESGDGEAEGDQRAGGDHLEKCSLPEGPDLECLEVDSAKESNDQASEGEQVTLQTPRPEEMEPEGQPISESCNLCPCTPGSASGVGMRLASTLVQVQQVRSVPVVPPKPQFAKMPSALCSKIHVAPANPCPRPGRLDGTPGERSWGSRASRSSWRNGGSLSFDAAVALARDRQRTEAQGVQRTQTCTGVGDYNFIPKTFPCSVTPAHSSRPLSCLELPPEGTEGSGPRSRLSLPPRELQPPDSLMPLQRRTYAFETHANPGKNEGL; translated from the exons ATGCCAGGAGG tgcccCAGGTGCTAAGGAGCTGTGCCGAGTTTGTGGAGGAGTATGGAGTGGTGGACGGGATCTACCGCCTCTCAGGGGTTTCTTCCAACATCCAGAAGCTCCG gagtttgaGGCAGAACGGAAGCCAGACCTGCGTCGAGATGTTTATCTCCAGGACATTCACTGCGTCTCCTCCCTGTGCAAGGCCTACTTCAGAGAACTGCCAGACCCTCTGCTCACTTACCGGCTCTATGACAAGTTTGCT GAGGCTGTGGCAGTGCAGATGGAGCCTGAGCGCTTGGTCAAGATCCTAGACGTGCTTCGAGAGCTCCCTGTTCCAAACTATAG GACCCTGGAGTTCCTCATGCGGCACTTGGTGCACATGGCCTCGTTCAGTGCCCAGACCAACATGCATGCCCGCAACCTGGCCATTGTGTGGGCCCCCAACCTGCTGAG GTCCAAGGACATAGAGGCCTCAGGCTTCAACGGGACAGCGGCCTTCATGGAGGTGCGTGTGCAGTCCATTGTCGTCGAGTTCATCCTCATGCACGTGGACCAGCTTTTTGGGGGTGCTGCCCTCTCCG cTGGTGAGGTGGAGGGTGGATGGCGATCGCTTCCAGGAGCCCGGGCATCAGGTGGGCTTGAGGACCATATGCCCAGGTCCCTGCCCTACCACCTGCCCAGCATCCTGCAAGCCGGCGACGGACCCCCGCAGATTCGGCCCTACCACACTATAATTGAGATTGCGGAGCACAA GCGGAAGGGGTCTTTGAAGGTCAGGAAGTGGAGATCCATCTTTAATCTGGGGCGCTCTGGCCATGAGACGAAGCGTAAACTTACACGGGGAG AGGACAAGTCTGATAAGGGGACACTGAGGCCAGCCAAGAGCATGGACTCACTGAGTGCTGCTGCTGGGGCCAGTGATG AGCCAGAGGGGCTGGTAGGACCCAGCAGCTCCCAGCCAAACCCGCTGGGGTCTGAGAGCTTGGAGAATGATTCTGTGGAGGCAGCAGAGGGCGAGCAGGAGCCTGAAGTGGAGGCATTGGGTGGCACAAACTCTGAGCCAGGCACACCACGAGCTGGGCGGTCAGCAGCTCGGATTGGAGGCAGCAGCCGTGCAGAACGCTGTGTTGGTGTCCACATCTCAGACCCCTACAATGTCAACCTCCCTCTACACATCACCTCTATCCTCAGTGTGCCCCCGAACATCATCTCCAACGTCTCCTTGGCCAGACTCACCCGTGGCCTTGAGTGCCCTGCCCTACAGCCCCGGCCCAGTCTAGCCTCTGGCCcaggccctggccctggccccgGACCCCCAG ATGAGAAGTCGGAGGCAAGTCCGGCCCCTGGTCCCCTGGCTGACTCCAGCCCAGCAGAGGTGGCCCCTACCCTGGAGGACTCCCTGTCCCAGGAGGTGCAGGATTCCTTCTCCTTCCTAGAGGACTCAAGCAGCTCagaccctgagtgggtgggggtggaggatggggaggCGGCCAAGGCAGGAGCAGCAGGAGCAGCCTTCTCCCCTGGGGAGGACGATCCTGGGATGGGCTACCTGGAGGAGCTCCTGGGAGTTGGGCCTCAG GTAAAGGAGTTCTCTGTGGAACCACCCCTTGATGATCTGTCTCTGGATGAGGCACAGTTTGTTCTGGCTCCCAGCTGCTGTTCCCTGGACTCTGCCAGCCCCAGGCCTGAAgcagaggaagaaggtggggagGAAGTCTTCCTGAGTGCCTATGATGACCTAGATCCCTTTCTGTGGCCCAAACCCTCAACCTGCGAGGGGCCAGGAAATCTGGAGGAAGAGGCACCAGGGTGCAGAAGACAGGCTTCAGGACAGGCTGAGGGAGAGCAGGCATGCACAGAAGTTAGGGCTGACATAGAGACTGAACCTGGAAGTAGATGGGATGTTAGGGAGGAGGCTGAGGGAAGTCCAGAGACTGAGGTGGGAGATGGAGAGGCTGGTGAGGATGGAGGGGAGGCTGAGGGAGGCCAAGACACGATGGTCAGTTTGAGAGATGGGagaggagaagaaatagaggctCAGGGAGAGAAGTCTAAAAGTCAGATGGAGGCTGAAAATGAGGAGGCCAAGGATGTGGAGGAACAAGGAGAGAATGGTAAagacaaggagaaggaaagagagaatgagatagAGGAAGAGactgaaggagaagaggaaaccCAGGTAGGAGCTGGACAGGACCCAGAACATGGGACCCAGGAACACCAAGTTGCTGAGGAGAGCTGGGAAGTTATACACAAACAAGAGGCCGAGGGAGATGGAGAGGATGAGGTCAAAGTACAGAAAGGGAATGAGGGCCAGGAGGCAAGAGAAGACCAAGGAGAtggtgaagacagaagcccagaagaAGCTGGAGGAACAGCAGGAGAAGTGAGCAAGGAACGGGAGAGTGGGGATGGGGAAGCTGAGGGAGACCAGAGAGCTGGGGGTGACCATCTAGAAAAGTGCTCCCTCCCTGAAGGGCCAGACTTAGAGTGCCTGGAGGTTGATAGTGCCAAAGAAAGCAATGACCAGGCCTCTGAGGGGGAACAGGTAACCCTACAAACACCCCGGCCAGAAGAGATGGAACCTGAGGGGCAGCCCATTTCAGAGAGCTGCAATTTGTGCCCCTGTACCCCTGGCTCAGCCAGTGGTGTGGGCATGCGTCTGGCTTCTACCCTGGTTCAGGTCCAACAGGTCCGCTCGGTTCCTGTGGTGCCCCCCAAACCACAGTTTGCCAAGATGCCCAGTGCACTGTGTAGCAAGATCCACGTGGCACCTGCAAACCCATGCCCAAGGCCTGGCCGGCTTGATGGGACTCCTGGAGAAAGGTCTTGGGGGTCCCGAGCCTCCCGCTCCTCCTGGAGGAATGGAGGTAGCCTTTCCTTTGATGCTGCTGTGGCCTTGGCCCGGGATCGCCAAaggactgaggctcagggagttcAGCGGACCCAGACCTGTACTGGGGTTGGGGACTACAACTTCATTCCCAAAACCTTCCCCTGTAGCGTGACCCCGGCCCATTCTTCTCGGCCCCTTAGCTGCCTGGAGCTCCCACCTGAAGGAACAGAAGGATCTGGACCCCGTAGTCGGCTTAGTCTACCCCCTAGAGAACTCCAGCCCCCTGATTCCCTTATGCCCCTCCAGCGCCGAACGTATGCATTTGAAACACATGCTAACCCTGGGAAAAATGAGGGACTGTGA